A part of Bubalus bubalis isolate 160015118507 breed Murrah chromosome 6, NDDB_SH_1, whole genome shotgun sequence genomic DNA contains:
- the ACKR3 gene encoding atypical chemokine receptor 3, translating into MDLHLLDYSEPGNFSDISWPCNGSDCIAVDTLQCGHVPNKSILLYTLSFVYIFIFVIGMIANSVVVWVNIQAKTTGYDTHCYILNLAIADLWVVVTIPVWVVSLVQHNQWPMGELTCKVTHLIFSINLFGSIFFLTCMSVDRYLSVAYFASTSSRKKRLVRRAVCVLVWLLAFGVSLPDTYYLKTVTSASNNETYCRAFYPEHSVKEWLISMELVSVILGFAIPFCIIAVFYFLLARAIASSSDQEKQSSRKIILSYVVVFLVCWLPYHLVVLLDIFSILHYIPFTCQLEAFLFTALHVTQCLSLVHCCVNPVLYSFINRNYRYELMKAFIFKYSAKTGLTKLIDASRVSETEYSALEQNAK; encoded by the coding sequence ATGGATCTGCATCTCTTGGACTACTCGGAGCCGGGGAACTTCTCCGACATCAGCTGGCCCTGCAATGGCAGCGACTGCATCGCGGTGGACACCCTGCAGTGCGGCCACGTACCCAACAAGAGCATCCTGCTGTACACGCTGTCCTTCGTCTACATCTTCATCTTCGTGATCGGCATGATTGCCAACTCCGTGGTGGTCTGGGTGAACATCCAGGCCAAGACGACGGGCTACGACACGCACTGTTACATCTTGAACCTGGCCATCGCCGACCTGTGGGTGGTGGTCACCATCCCCGTCTGGGTGGTCAGCCTCGTGCAGCACAACCAGTGGCCCATGGGCGAGCTCACGTGCAAGGTCACCCACCTCATCTTCTCCATCAACCTCTTTGGCAGCATCTTCTTCCTCACCTGCATGAGCGTGGACCGCTACCTGTCCGTCGCCTACTTCGCCAGCACCTCCAGCCGCAAGAAGAGGCTGGTGCGCCGCGCCGTGTGTGTCCTGGTGTGGCTGCTGGCCTTCGGCGTGTCCCTGCCCGACACCTACTACCTGAAGACCGTGACGTCCGCCTCCAACAACGAGACCTACTGCCGGGCTTTCTACCCCGAGCACAGCGTCAAGGAATGGCTCATCAGCATGGAGCTGGTCTCCGTGATCCTGGGCTTCGCCATTCCGTTCTGCATCATCGCTGTCTTCTACTTCCTGCTGGCCCGTGCCATCGCCTCCTCCAGCGACCAGGAGAAGCAAAGCAGCCGGAAGATCATCCTCTCCTACGTGGTGGTCTTCCTGGTGTGCTGGCTGCCCTACCACCTGGTGGTGCTGCTGGACATCTTCTCCATCCTGCACTACATCCCCTTCACCTGCCAGCTGGAGGCCTTCCTCTTCACGGCGCTGCACGTCACGCAGTGCCTGTCGCTGGTGCATTGCTGTGTCAACCCCGTGCTCTACAGCTTCATCAACCGCAACTACCGGTACGAGCTGATGAAGGCCTTCATCTTCAAGTACTCGGCCAAGACAGGCCTCACCAAGCTCATCGATGCCTCCCGCGTGTCAGAGACCGAGTACTCCGCTTTGGAGCAGAATGCCAAGTGA